GGTTCTTGTGCTGCTCAGGCAGGCGCTTACGCTTTCTGCTCTGCCAGACGGGCAATCTCAACGATAACCTGTACAGCCTGCAGCATGACGTCTACAGAGGCGTATTCAAATTTGCCGTGGAAATTCTCGCCTCCGGTGAAAATATTCGGTGTAGGCAGCCCCATATATGAGAGCTGTGAGCCGTCAGTCCCTCCGCGGATTGGACGGATAACCGGCGTGATTCCGAGACCCTCCATCGCTTCCCGGGCGATATCGACGATATGGCGGACGGGCTCGATTTTCTCGCGCATATTATAATATTGGTCATTCATCTCCAGCACGATGTTGTCCGCCCCGTACGTAGATTTGAATTCCTCCACAATTGCAGCAATATTCGATTTGCGGTTCTCGAACTGCCCGCGGTCAAAGTCACGGATAATGTAATGCAGCTTGCTGTGTTCGGCACTGCCTTGCATGGAGATCAGATGGTAGAACCCTTCGTAGCCGTCTGTGAATTCAGGGGCTTCACCGGCGGGCAGACGGAGATGGAAGGCCATGGCGATTTTGGACGAATGGATCATCTTGCCCTTGGCTGTACCCGGATGGACGTTGACTCCGTGGAAGCTGATTTTGGCGGCGGCGGCATTGAAGCTCTCATATTCCAGCTCCCCGAGCGGGCCTCCGTCCACGGTGTAGGCATAGGAAGCGCCGAAGGCAGCAACGTCGAACTTATGCGGGCCGCGTCCGATCTCTTCATCGGGGGTAAAAGCGACCCGGATCTTGCCATGCTTAATCTCCGGATGCGCCAGCAGATGGGCCATAGCCGTCATGATCTCAGCGATGCCCGCCTTGTTGTCCGCCCCCAGCAGGGTGGTGCCGTCGGTCGTAATCAGCGTATGCCCCTTGTAGCCGCTCAGCTCCGGGAAGCTCTTAGTGGACAAGATAATATTCTGGGCTTCATTCAGCACCAGATCCTGCCCGTCATAGTTCTCTACAATCTGCGGCTTCACATTCGTACCGGTGAAATCCGTGGCGGTATCCAGATGGGCCAGGAAGCCGATCACCGGAACCTCTTTATCTGTGTTAGCGGGCAGCGAGGCCATGACATATGCATGCTCGTCCACCGTAATCTCCGTCAGTCCCAGCTCCTGCAGCTCCTCTGCCAGCTTATGCGCCAGTACCATTTGGCCTGGAGTGGACGGGCAGGTCTCGCTGTCCTCGCTGGATTGGGTATCCATTTCAGCATACGATACAAAACGTCTAATTAACTCTTCCTTCAATGCGGGTCATCTCCTCTTCAGCTTCGTATGTCTATATTATCACGATCCGGCCCGGGTCTCATACTTTAGGCAGAGGGTGAGGAGTGAAAGGGGATAGCTGGCTGGAAGGAGGCGAGGGGCGGGAGGCAAGTTGGAATGAGGAAGGCAGCGGGAAAGCGGG
The sequence above is a segment of the Paenibacillus sp. FSL R7-0204 genome. Coding sequences within it:
- the pepT gene encoding peptidase T, giving the protein MKEELIRRFVSYAEMDTQSSEDSETCPSTPGQMVLAHKLAEELQELGLTEITVDEHAYVMASLPANTDKEVPVIGFLAHLDTATDFTGTNVKPQIVENYDGQDLVLNEAQNIILSTKSFPELSGYKGHTLITTDGTTLLGADNKAGIAEIMTAMAHLLAHPEIKHGKIRVAFTPDEEIGRGPHKFDVAAFGASYAYTVDGGPLGELEYESFNAAAAKISFHGVNVHPGTAKGKMIHSSKIAMAFHLRLPAGEAPEFTDGYEGFYHLISMQGSAEHSKLHYIIRDFDRGQFENRKSNIAAIVEEFKSTYGADNIVLEMNDQYYNMREKIEPVRHIVDIAREAMEGLGITPVIRPIRGGTDGSQLSYMGLPTPNIFTGGENFHGKFEYASVDVMLQAVQVIVEIARLAEQKA